In Pseudocalidococcus azoricus BACA0444, a single genomic region encodes these proteins:
- a CDS encoding YfbM family protein, with protein MSMIAYLQQISPALVEAIQGNPSLLETLIDSATETPETEELSATATVALDIDKDWHGLHYLLTGQAWESPGILGQVILGGQEVGDDLGYGAARLLTSEQVQVVAQALSHLSTDEFAAKFNPSQLNEADIYPGNWEEADRPGLAESYENVASYYQDAAAQGQGMLLYLL; from the coding sequence ATGTCTATGATTGCCTACCTCCAACAAATTTCACCCGCCCTAGTCGAGGCCATCCAAGGGAATCCAAGCCTGCTAGAAACACTGATTGATTCGGCCACCGAGACCCCAGAAACTGAGGAATTGTCAGCAACAGCAACGGTGGCCTTAGACATTGATAAAGACTGGCATGGTCTGCATTATCTGTTAACAGGCCAGGCCTGGGAGAGTCCAGGGATTTTAGGGCAGGTGATCTTAGGTGGTCAGGAAGTGGGTGATGACCTAGGCTATGGGGCGGCGCGGTTATTAACCTCGGAACAAGTCCAGGTGGTTGCCCAGGCCCTATCCCATTTATCTACCGATGAATTCGCTGCAAAATTTAATCCCTCCCAACTGAATGAGGCAGATATTTATCCGGGAAACTGGGAAGAAGCAGATCGGCCCGGTCTGGCGGAGAGTTATGAAAATGTGGCCAGTTACTATCAAGATGCGGCCGCCCAAGGTCAGGGGATGCTGTTGTATTTACTCTGA
- the hppD gene encoding 4-hydroxyphenylpyruvate dioxygenase, with translation MDFDHVHFYLRSRAQSYYFAQQLGLQVCGTWARPGQETLLWGRDALSLLITYPCNSPRKAEPLLMSHFQNHPDGVVDVAFRVKDIGAQLKTIPESAILSPLKTKITASGGWAWGVVRGWGDLRHSLIQRWGDAAGHPEYPGLLPESQHIPTAPQLLGVDHAVLNVSASEFAGAVAWYQEVLGFVPEQRFTIQTPHSGLISRVMVHPLGSAQLPINAPTSDNSQIQLFLDDYGGSGIQHIALQTGNILSLVKDLRQRGLEFLNIPDTYYHQASQNHPQCFAKLDLDQLRQAQVLIEPQDETGKQLLLQIFSQPVFDRPTFFWELIERRHQAWGFGAGNFQALFEAIEQQQRSE, from the coding sequence ATGGATTTCGATCATGTGCATTTTTATTTGAGGAGTCGGGCGCAGTCATACTATTTTGCTCAACAACTCGGACTTCAGGTTTGCGGAACTTGGGCCAGGCCTGGGCAAGAAACCCTACTCTGGGGACGGGATGCGTTGTCACTCCTCATAACCTACCCCTGCAATTCCCCCAGGAAGGCTGAACCCCTCCTCATGAGCCACTTCCAGAATCATCCAGATGGGGTTGTGGATGTTGCCTTTCGGGTTAAAGATATAGGGGCGCAATTAAAAACTATCCCTGAGTCCGCTATTCTCAGCCCTCTAAAAACCAAAATAACGGCATCCGGTGGCTGGGCCTGGGGGGTGGTTCGGGGCTGGGGCGACTTACGCCATAGTTTAATTCAACGCTGGGGGGATGCAGCTGGTCATCCGGAATACCCTGGACTGTTACCAGAATCCCAACACATACCGACTGCGCCCCAATTATTAGGGGTTGATCATGCGGTTTTAAATGTCAGTGCCAGTGAGTTTGCAGGGGCCGTGGCCTGGTATCAAGAGGTATTGGGCTTTGTGCCGGAACAACGGTTTACCATTCAAACCCCTCATTCTGGCTTAATTAGCCGAGTGATGGTACATCCCTTGGGTTCGGCACAGTTGCCAATTAATGCCCCGACCTCAGATAACTCCCAGATTCAACTCTTTCTAGATGACTATGGTGGGAGCGGTATCCAGCACATTGCTTTGCAAACAGGCAATATTCTTAGCCTTGTAAAAGATCTGCGTCAGCGGGGCCTGGAGTTTTTGAATATTCCCGATACCTACTATCACCAGGCCAGCCAGAATCATCCCCAATGCTTTGCCAAACTGGACTTAGACCAACTCCGCCAGGCCCAGGTTTTAATTGAGCCGCAAGATGAGACGGGCAAGCAGCTTTTACTGCAAATTTTTAGTCAGCCTGTTTTTGATCGGCCAACATTCTTTTGGGAATTAATCGAACGCCGTCACCAGGCCTGGGGCTTTGGGGCCGGAAATTTTCAAGCCCTGTTTGAAGCCATTGAGCAGCAGCAACGTTCAGAGTAA
- the ilvN gene encoding acetolactate synthase small subunit → MKHTLSVLVEDEAGVLTRIAGLFARRGFNIESLAVGPAEQLGISRITMVVPGDDTVIEQITKQLYKLINVLKVQDITTTPCVERELMLLKVNATPANRSEVLELVQIFRAKVVDVSDDSVTIEVAGDPGKMVAIVQMVNKFGIREIARTGKIALVRESGVNTEYLKSLEARL, encoded by the coding sequence ATGAAACATACTCTTTCTGTTTTGGTTGAAGATGAAGCAGGTGTGTTAACCCGGATTGCGGGATTGTTTGCCCGGCGGGGTTTTAACATTGAAAGTCTGGCGGTTGGCCCGGCCGAACAACTGGGCATCTCCCGAATCACGATGGTCGTGCCTGGGGACGATACCGTCATTGAGCAAATCACCAAGCAACTCTACAAGTTAATCAACGTCCTCAAGGTGCAAGACATTACCACCACCCCCTGTGTTGAGCGAGAATTAATGCTCCTGAAGGTGAACGCCACGCCGGCTAACCGCTCTGAAGTTTTGGAGTTGGTACAAATTTTCCGGGCCAAGGTGGTGGATGTGTCCGATGATTCTGTCACGATTGAGGTTGCAGGAGATCCCGGTAAGATGGTGGCCATTGTCCAGATGGTCAATAAGTTTGGCATCCGGGAAATTGCCCGCACCGGAAAAATTGCCCTCGTTCGGGAATCTGGAGTCAATACGGAATACCTCAAGTCTTTGGAAGCCCGTCTTTAA
- a CDS encoding PAS domain-containing sensor histidine kinase yields the protein MVARKDRTGCLPSHLHHYRAGLWLSVWLGVGFGHIQAWGQTTVVISAELGFFLGLGLGLVFYGIASAWQRQQWLRVLKEFNVVPVRSPLPVRLRTILKNYQAQIAHLEAKILYWQNILDQAPVSYIEVDQDCLCQWSNQSMANLLGTAPQPGRLLIEVVRSYELDCLVDDVQTTQVPCQREWLHSVLKPSGQTQRLPLRGLAIPLPHGHVGVFLENRQEVKILRDERDRWASDVAHELKTPLTSLRLVAETLQQRVDPNLRSWVDRLLAETVRLSLLVQELLELNRLSLAPVEQMERQSLDLVALLQRAWSNLDPLASPRQISLNYVGPSQLLYWGNEAQLFRLLMNLLDNGIKYSPPAQAILARLELTPPTGQRVAGLRLEIIDHGPGFIPQDLPYIFDRFFRSDPARSRSPLPLSASTGQDSSGLILPISSGSGLGLAIAEQIVDCHQGQIFASNDPITGGAAVAIWLPQTLTPTPLNLSKP from the coding sequence ATGGTTGCGAGAAAAGATCGAACCGGATGCCTCCCATCCCACCTACATCATTACCGTGCGGGGCTTTGGCTATCGGTTTGGTTAGGAGTTGGGTTCGGTCACATCCAGGCCTGGGGGCAAACTACGGTGGTCATTTCAGCCGAGTTAGGATTTTTCTTGGGGCTAGGCCTAGGCCTGGTGTTCTATGGCATCGCCTCCGCTTGGCAACGGCAACAATGGCTGCGAGTGCTGAAGGAATTTAATGTTGTTCCGGTTCGTTCCCCCCTCCCGGTTCGCCTGCGCACGATTCTGAAAAATTATCAAGCCCAAATCGCTCACCTGGAAGCCAAAATCCTTTACTGGCAAAACATTCTTGACCAGGCCCCAGTTTCCTACATTGAAGTGGATCAAGATTGTTTATGTCAGTGGTCTAACCAGTCGATGGCCAACTTGCTGGGTACGGCCCCACAACCCGGACGGCTCTTAATTGAGGTGGTGCGCTCCTATGAATTGGATTGTTTAGTGGATGATGTCCAAACAACCCAGGTTCCTTGTCAGCGGGAATGGCTCCACAGCGTCCTTAAGCCCTCTGGACAAACCCAACGTCTGCCTCTGCGCGGCCTTGCTATTCCCTTACCCCATGGCCATGTGGGGGTGTTTTTAGAAAATCGTCAAGAAGTGAAGATCTTGCGAGATGAGCGGGATCGCTGGGCATCGGATGTGGCCCATGAACTGAAAACCCCCTTAACCTCCTTGCGCTTGGTAGCAGAAACCTTACAACAACGGGTCGATCCCAACCTCCGCTCTTGGGTAGATCGGCTATTGGCGGAAACAGTACGCCTGAGTTTATTGGTGCAGGAGCTTTTAGAGTTAAATCGGCTGTCCCTGGCCCCCGTTGAGCAGATGGAACGGCAATCCCTGGATTTAGTCGCCTTATTACAGCGGGCCTGGAGTAATTTAGACCCCCTCGCCAGCCCCCGGCAGATCAGCTTGAATTATGTTGGCCCCAGTCAACTGCTGTATTGGGGCAATGAGGCACAACTCTTTCGGTTACTGATGAATCTTTTAGACAATGGGATTAAGTACAGCCCCCCGGCCCAGGCCATTCTTGCCCGTCTGGAATTGACCCCCCCCACGGGGCAGCGAGTTGCCGGTCTAAGATTAGAAATTATTGATCATGGGCCTGGCTTTATCCCCCAAGATTTGCCCTACATTTTTGATCGGTTTTTTCGTTCGGATCCAGCCCGATCTCGCTCCCCCCTGCCGCTCAGTGCATCAACGGGCCAAGATTCATCGGGGCTGATCTTACCCATTAGTAGTGGCAGTGGCCTGGGGTTAGCCATTGCGGAGCAAATTGTGGATTGTCACCAAGGGCAGATTTTCGCCAGCAATGATCCGATCACAGGTGGGGCCGCCGTCGCGATTTGGTTACCCCAGACCCTCACCCCAACCCCCCTAAACTTATCCAAACCCTGA
- a CDS encoding metal ABC transporter ATP-binding protein, giving the protein MNPASIDVENVTVRYHGNVALHQASVKLAPGSINGLVGMNGSGKSTLFKAMMGFVKPQAGRILINGLPVRQAQKRHQIAYVPQAEEVDWQFPVSVADVVMMGRHGYLNWLRIPKKQDDQRVKASLERVQMGEFRDRQIGELSGGQRKRTFLARALAQDSSILLLDEPFTGVDVRTEKAMIDLLLELRQQGYTILISTHDLSSIETFCDQVVLVNKTVLAYGSTADVFTEENLTRTFGGILPHRIKK; this is encoded by the coding sequence ATGAATCCCGCCAGCATTGATGTTGAGAATGTCACAGTCCGCTATCACGGTAATGTTGCCCTCCATCAGGCCAGTGTTAAACTCGCCCCCGGTTCGATCAATGGTCTAGTCGGCATGAATGGCAGCGGTAAATCCACACTCTTCAAGGCGATGATGGGATTTGTCAAACCCCAGGCCGGTCGGATTTTAATTAACGGCTTACCCGTGCGCCAGGCCCAAAAACGCCATCAGATTGCCTATGTTCCCCAGGCCGAGGAAGTGGATTGGCAATTTCCCGTCAGTGTGGCGGATGTGGTGATGATGGGCCGACATGGCTATTTGAACTGGCTGCGAATTCCCAAAAAACAAGATGATCAGCGGGTAAAAGCCAGTTTAGAACGGGTGCAGATGGGGGAATTTCGGGATCGGCAAATTGGCGAACTTTCCGGGGGACAAAGGAAACGCACTTTTTTAGCCAGGGCCTTGGCACAGGATAGTTCAATTTTATTGCTGGATGAACCTTTTACCGGGGTGGATGTGCGCACAGAAAAAGCGATGATTGATCTGCTCCTAGAATTGCGGCAACAGGGCTATACGATTTTAATTTCCACCCATGATTTAAGCTCTATTGAAACGTTTTGCGATCAAGTCGTTCTGGTCAATAAAACTGTTTTGGCCTATGGTTCGACCGCAGATGTGTTTACAGAAGAGAACTTAACTCGGACGTTTGGCGGTATTTTGCCTCATCGGATTAAAAAGTAA
- a CDS encoding metal ABC transporter substrate-binding protein, which yields MSRSKLGRVMGLGLVALLWSPWLAACQAPLPEQSPPPGTSVSSRPADSKKVILTTFTVLADMAQNVAGDKAVVESLTKPGTQIHTYEPTPSDIIRAQQADLILDNGLGLERWAQKFYGNLQGVPHITISQGVEIIPLTEGAYANQPNPHAWMSPQNALIYVENIRQALVNIDPNHARTYNQNATAYSEKIKAVDQQLRAVFEQLPPQQRTLVTCEGAFSYLTRDYGLQELYLWAVNSDQNGTPQQVRQVVDAVRAKQVPVVFCESTVSDKSQRQVAQETNSQFGGIFYVDSLTDANGPAPTYLDLLTTNLKTIQQGFQLPIQPPGAKP from the coding sequence ATGTCCCGATCAAAGCTAGGTCGGGTTATGGGACTGGGCCTGGTGGCATTGCTTTGGAGTCCCTGGTTAGCCGCTTGTCAAGCCCCATTACCGGAGCAATCACCACCCCCTGGGACATCTGTTTCCTCGCGTCCGGCTGACAGCAAAAAAGTTATTTTGACCACTTTTACGGTTTTAGCTGATATGGCCCAAAACGTTGCCGGAGATAAAGCGGTTGTTGAATCCCTGACAAAACCAGGGACACAGATTCACACCTATGAACCCACCCCGAGCGACATTATTCGGGCTCAACAGGCAGATTTAATTCTCGACAATGGCCTGGGCCTGGAACGTTGGGCCCAAAAGTTTTACGGCAATCTCCAGGGTGTCCCCCACATTACGATTAGTCAGGGTGTAGAAATCATTCCTCTGACTGAAGGGGCCTATGCCAATCAACCCAATCCCCATGCCTGGATGTCGCCCCAAAATGCCTTGATCTATGTCGAAAACATTCGCCAGGCCCTCGTGAATATTGACCCCAATCATGCCCGTACCTACAACCAAAACGCGACCGCCTATAGCGAAAAAATTAAGGCTGTCGATCAGCAACTCCGGGCCGTCTTTGAGCAACTTCCCCCCCAGCAGCGTACCCTTGTCACCTGTGAAGGGGCATTTTCCTACCTCACCCGTGATTATGGGTTGCAAGAGCTTTATCTTTGGGCCGTTAATTCTGATCAAAATGGCACACCCCAACAGGTTCGTCAGGTGGTGGATGCGGTGCGGGCTAAGCAAGTTCCAGTCGTCTTTTGCGAGAGTACCGTCAGTGATAAATCCCAGCGACAGGTGGCCCAAGAAACCAACAGCCAATTCGGCGGAATTTTTTATGTGGATTCCCTGACAGATGCCAATGGCCCCGCCCCAACCTATTTGGATTTACTGACCACCAACCTAAAAACTATTCAACAGGGCTTTCAACTCCCTATTCAGCCCCCAGGAGCAAAACCATGA
- a CDS encoding sensor histidine kinase → MNWFLSPPLDPDAKPVVRAGEDLSWQWSAAIQALEKLSILSWPVEEGFLLAGPAPIFAHPQLIPWVFAPLANYQACLPPTFATTAPEPITLIPISPADPLATHPFCLLLSPAWNLVLSFDGELGLNFSFDPADILQAWQQLELRLKMTAPHCLSVMADWLLAHPPQPPDYRLVTDFSQALLRELIPPQPRTLGELDLSSRAPDLSPGLETEEQQFLDIELLQALTHEVRTPLTTIQTLIQLLLKRADLPADVHHRLQAIAQECHDQVDRFSLLFHAAEMMACPAPTPLTGLSSVSVEEILRDNIPRWQKQAQRRHLALEMQYPAKLPAVTSDPNLLDQVLTGLVEHFSQTLPPLSTLEMRFSLAGSQLKVQLKSSEKHRSQTLAAVGKMLMWQPETGHLSLNLSVTKTLFHALGGKLTVRHDHRWGDVLTLYLPLNQEHQAY, encoded by the coding sequence ATGAATTGGTTCCTGTCCCCCCCTCTTGATCCAGATGCCAAACCAGTTGTTAGGGCGGGCGAGGATTTGAGTTGGCAATGGTCAGCGGCCATCCAAGCCTTAGAAAAACTCTCGATCCTCTCTTGGCCGGTTGAAGAGGGATTTCTCTTGGCTGGCCCGGCCCCGATCTTTGCCCACCCCCAACTCATCCCCTGGGTATTTGCTCCCTTAGCCAACTACCAGGCCTGTTTGCCGCCCACTTTCGCCACCACCGCGCCAGAACCCATTACCCTGATTCCCATTAGCCCAGCAGATCCCTTAGCAACCCACCCCTTTTGCCTCCTCCTCAGCCCGGCCTGGAACTTAGTTTTAAGCTTCGATGGAGAGTTGGGGCTAAACTTTTCTTTTGATCCGGCTGATATTCTCCAGGCCTGGCAACAGTTAGAACTCCGCCTCAAGATGACCGCGCCCCACTGCCTGTCTGTCATGGCGGATTGGTTACTAGCCCACCCACCCCAGCCCCCGGATTATCGCTTGGTGACAGACTTCAGCCAGGCCCTCCTGCGGGAACTGATACCGCCCCAACCCCGGACTTTGGGGGAATTAGATCTATCGAGTCGCGCGCCGGATCTATCCCCAGGCCTGGAGACGGAAGAACAGCAGTTTCTGGATATTGAATTGCTCCAGGCCCTCACCCATGAAGTCCGTACTCCCCTGACGACGATTCAAACCCTGATTCAACTGCTGCTGAAACGGGCCGACCTACCCGCCGATGTGCATCACCGTCTCCAGGCCATTGCCCAGGAATGCCATGACCAAGTGGATCGCTTTAGCTTGCTCTTTCATGCTGCGGAAATGATGGCTTGTCCGGCCCCCACCCCCCTGACTGGTTTAAGTTCCGTCTCAGTGGAAGAAATTCTTCGGGATAATATTCCCCGCTGGCAAAAGCAAGCCCAACGCCGCCACCTCGCCTTAGAAATGCAATATCCGGCCAAGCTCCCCGCCGTCACCAGTGATCCCAATCTCCTCGATCAAGTCCTGACGGGCCTGGTGGAGCATTTTAGCCAGACCTTACCGCCCTTGAGTACCCTGGAAATGCGCTTTAGTTTGGCCGGTTCTCAACTTAAAGTCCAACTGAAATCCAGTGAAAAACATCGGAGTCAAACCCTGGCCGCAGTCGGAAAAATGCTGATGTGGCAACCGGAAACCGGACATTTAAGCCTCAACTTGTCGGTGACGAAAACCCTCTTTCACGCCCTGGGGGGCAAACTCACCGTCCGCCACGATCACCGTTGGGGGGATGTTTTAACGTTATATTTACCCCTAAACCAAGAGCATCAGGCATACTAG
- a CDS encoding response regulator transcription factor, which translates to MLTLTDATDTLDLGKRRPATIFLVEDEDLIRDTITLALQDEGYAVVTASDGRQALDQINSQLLDHNLAAEAVLGVRGFDLIILDLMLPFVNGLDICRFLRREGCGVPILMLSAKGSEIDRVVGLEVGADDYLTKPFGMRELIARCRALIRRAITSQTANEEDGPSFKYGELTLYPQECRVILGTKEISLSPKEYRILELFMSYPRRVWPREQLLDRIWGPDFVGDSKTVDVHIRWLREKIEPDASHPTYIITVRGFGYRFG; encoded by the coding sequence ATGCTAACGCTCACTGATGCGACCGATACTCTAGACCTCGGAAAACGCCGCCCAGCTACGATTTTTTTAGTTGAAGATGAAGACTTGATTCGGGACACCATTACCCTGGCCTTACAGGATGAGGGTTATGCAGTGGTGACAGCCAGTGATGGTCGCCAGGCCTTGGATCAAATCAATAGTCAACTTTTGGATCATAACCTGGCTGCTGAGGCGGTTTTGGGGGTGCGGGGATTTGACTTGATCATCCTGGACTTGATGTTGCCCTTCGTCAATGGCCTGGACATTTGTCGGTTTCTGCGCCGGGAAGGCTGTGGGGTACCAATTTTGATGCTCAGTGCCAAGGGGAGTGAAATTGATCGGGTTGTGGGCCTGGAGGTGGGGGCCGATGATTATCTAACCAAGCCCTTTGGGATGCGGGAGTTGATTGCTCGCTGTCGGGCCTTAATTCGGCGGGCGATCACCAGTCAAACCGCCAATGAGGAGGATGGGCCGTCCTTCAAATATGGAGAATTAACTCTCTATCCCCAAGAATGCCGGGTGATCTTAGGGACGAAAGAAATTAGCTTATCGCCTAAGGAATACCGGATTCTCGAACTATTTATGAGCTACCCCCGCCGAGTGTGGCCGCGGGAGCAACTCTTAGATCGGATTTGGGGCCCAGATTTTGTTGGTGATAGTAAGACCGTTGATGTTCATATTCGATGGTTGCGAGAAAAGATCGAACCGGATGCCTCCCATCCCACCTACATCATTACCGTGCGGGGCTTTGGCTATCGGTTTGGTTAG
- a CDS encoding pseudouridine synthase, whose translation MAERLQKLLARWGIASRRRAEDLIRAGRVSINGQIATLGDQVDPEQDRVEYQGRCLNPQTPPELVYLLLHKPAGVVSTCADPQGRPTVLDILPEPWRSVPGLHPVGRLDFATTGAFILTNDGDLTFKLTHPSQHFPKTYQAWVRGHPTPETLTQWQTGVNLAGQMTLPAQVKLCLTKNQPQAEALLEIVICEGRNRQIRRVAKQLGHPVISLHRAAIGPIELGNPQAATYLPLGAVRILTPAEVTALQNRYNPEGGHPVVQ comes from the coding sequence ATGGCTGAACGATTGCAAAAACTTCTCGCACGCTGGGGGATTGCTTCACGGCGGCGGGCCGAGGACTTAATCCGGGCGGGCCGGGTCTCTATTAATGGACAAATAGCAACCCTGGGGGATCAGGTGGATCCAGAGCAAGATCGGGTTGAATATCAAGGGCGTTGTCTCAATCCCCAGACCCCGCCGGAATTGGTCTATCTCCTCTTACACAAACCGGCCGGAGTCGTCTCTACCTGTGCAGATCCCCAAGGGCGGCCAACGGTATTGGATATTTTGCCAGAACCTTGGCGATCTGTACCGGGGCTGCATCCGGTCGGGCGGTTAGATTTTGCCACCACTGGCGCGTTTATTTTGACCAATGATGGGGATTTGACCTTTAAGTTAACCCACCCTAGCCAGCATTTCCCGAAAACTTACCAGGCCTGGGTACGGGGCCATCCCACCCCAGAAACTCTGACCCAATGGCAAACAGGGGTCAACTTAGCCGGTCAGATGACTTTACCGGCCCAGGTCAAACTGTGTCTGACTAAAAACCAGCCTCAGGCCGAAGCCTTGCTAGAAATCGTGATTTGTGAAGGTAGAAACCGTCAAATTCGCCGGGTCGCCAAACAACTGGGGCATCCTGTCATCTCACTCCATCGCGCCGCCATTGGCCCCATTGAATTGGGAAATCCCCAAGCAGCCACCTATCTCCCCTTAGGTGCAGTTCGCATTCTTACCCCTGCTGAAGTCACTGCCTTACAGAACCGATATAATCCTGAGGGAGGGCATCCAGTTGTTCAATAG
- a CDS encoding metal ABC transporter permease translates to MTLIWDWFIAPLQYDFMLKAVIVSAVVGLVCAVLSCYMTLKGWALMGDAVSHAVMPGVVVAYLLNIPFAIGAFIFGLMAVLSIGFIKAHTRVKEDTVIGLVFTGFFALGLVLVSKSPSNIDLQHILFGNVLGISQADIIQTAVVSAITLMVILCLRKDLLLFCFDPIHAQSIGLNITALYYTFLILLSLTIVAALQTVGIILVVAMLVTPGAIGYLLSDRFDQMVWIAAGSGVLSNVAGTYISYHLDASTGGCIVVFQTLLFVLTMVLAPKYGLIAQRLKSSD, encoded by the coding sequence ATGACCCTGATTTGGGATTGGTTCATTGCCCCGTTGCAGTATGACTTTATGCTGAAAGCCGTTATTGTTAGTGCAGTGGTGGGTCTGGTTTGTGCGGTCCTGTCCTGTTATATGACCTTAAAGGGTTGGGCCTTAATGGGAGATGCGGTGTCCCATGCCGTCATGCCCGGTGTAGTCGTCGCCTATTTATTAAACATTCCCTTTGCGATTGGTGCTTTTATCTTTGGTTTAATGGCTGTTTTGTCCATTGGCTTTATTAAAGCTCATACCCGCGTCAAGGAAGATACGGTCATTGGTTTAGTCTTTACGGGATTCTTTGCCCTGGGCCTGGTCTTGGTTTCTAAAAGCCCCAGTAATATTGATCTACAGCATATTCTTTTTGGCAATGTGTTAGGGATATCTCAAGCTGACATTATCCAAACGGCTGTTGTTAGTGCAATCACCTTAATGGTTATTCTCTGCCTCCGGAAAGACCTACTGCTCTTTTGCTTTGATCCGATTCATGCTCAATCCATCGGTCTGAATATTACGGCTCTTTACTACACATTTTTAATCCTACTCTCGCTAACGATTGTCGCGGCTCTGCAAACTGTGGGGATTATCTTAGTCGTTGCCATGTTAGTGACCCCTGGAGCTATTGGCTATCTCCTCTCGGATCGCTTTGATCAGATGGTGTGGATTGCAGCCGGGTCGGGGGTCTTATCCAATGTGGCCGGAACCTATATTAGCTATCATCTAGACGCGTCGACCGGGGGATGTATCGTTGTCTTTCAAACCCTTTTATTTGTCCTGACAATGGTACTGGCGCCTAAATATGGGCTAATCGCGCAAAGACTCAAGTCTAGTGACTAA
- a CDS encoding GIY-YIG nuclease family protein: MARSVTVPPLAELPLIPYLTATGLVDPRAMGQIGVYAICDQGLAVQYIGFSRDIYLSLRQHLVRQPQACYGFKFYPVERPNRTQLEEIRQQWLNELEAIPPGNDTQQGAWENAIDVKTRMSPAMQQEWAGLDEMGQMKYLKDLARQAEQEIFQVLEARHVTELLRFNPKLKENGLLDLK, encoded by the coding sequence ATGGCCAGATCTGTGACGGTTCCTCCTTTGGCAGAACTCCCCCTTATTCCCTATTTAACGGCCACTGGCCTGGTGGATCCGAGGGCAATGGGGCAAATTGGGGTCTATGCCATCTGTGATCAAGGCCTGGCTGTGCAGTATATTGGCTTTTCTCGGGATATTTACCTGAGTCTGCGGCAACATTTAGTCCGGCAACCCCAGGCCTGCTATGGCTTTAAGTTCTATCCTGTTGAGCGTCCCAATCGTACCCAGTTAGAGGAAATCCGCCAGCAATGGCTCAATGAGTTGGAGGCTATTCCACCCGGTAATGACACACAACAGGGGGCCTGGGAAAATGCAATTGATGTCAAAACCCGGATGTCCCCAGCGATGCAGCAGGAATGGGCTGGCCTGGATGAAATGGGACAAATGAAATACCTCAAGGACTTAGCCCGTCAAGCTGAACAGGAAATATTCCAAGTGCTAGAAGCTCGGCACGTGACTGAACTCCTGAGATTTAACCCTAAACTCAAAGAGAACGGCCTCCTGGACTTGAAATGA
- a CDS encoding helix-turn-helix domain-containing protein encodes MGTMTFAPEQAEKLAEIGAYLQQVRQEKSLSLEAVAAKTMIRQSILEAIEAGQSEYLPEPVYTQGFIRRFAETLGLDGQAIAQQFPAHTLSPMVEQPQAHKKLALPSFQFRPIHLYLLYVVLVVGAIAALSYLLKPASGPNGVRPQASPTPAAPASPQNSPASPSPVAASPTPSPSPQAEPIKVGVNITQDAWLEVLADGEVVYEGILVSGDNKTWTAKEKIVLRTGNAGAVMVSFNNNPAQAMGQFGAIEEKIYAASDPSGATDASLASPSPLPSP; translated from the coding sequence ATGGGAACTATGACCTTTGCGCCGGAACAAGCGGAAAAACTAGCCGAAATTGGGGCGTACCTCCAGCAAGTCAGACAGGAAAAATCCCTGAGTCTGGAAGCTGTAGCTGCAAAAACCATGATCCGCCAGTCTATTCTGGAGGCCATCGAAGCGGGGCAATCTGAATATTTACCCGAACCTGTCTATACCCAAGGCTTCATTCGCCGCTTTGCGGAAACCCTGGGCCTGGACGGACAAGCCATTGCCCAACAATTTCCGGCCCATACCTTAAGCCCAATGGTTGAGCAGCCCCAGGCTCATAAAAAACTTGCGCTCCCCAGCTTTCAATTTCGGCCGATTCACCTCTATCTCTTGTATGTAGTCTTGGTCGTGGGGGCCATTGCCGCCCTCTCTTACCTTTTGAAACCAGCCAGCGGACCCAATGGAGTGCGACCCCAGGCCAGTCCCACCCCCGCAGCCCCTGCCAGTCCCCAAAATTCACCCGCGAGTCCTAGCCCAGTTGCCGCCTCGCCTACGCCTAGCCCCAGTCCCCAAGCTGAACCTATCAAAGTTGGCGTGAACATTACCCAAGATGCCTGGTTGGAAGTTCTTGCGGATGGCGAAGTGGTCTATGAGGGGATATTAGTCAGCGGCGACAATAAAACTTGGACAGCAAAAGAAAAAATTGTTCTCCGTACTGGTAATGCTGGGGCCGTTATGGTGTCCTTCAATAATAATCCTGCTCAGGCCATGGGACAGTTTGGGGCCATTGAAGAGAAAATCTATGCCGCTTCAGACCCCAGTGGAGCCACCGATGCCAGTTTAGCCAGTCCTTCCCCTCTCCCTAGCCCTTAG